A DNA window from Methanocorpusculum vombati contains the following coding sequences:
- a CDS encoding 4Fe-4S binding protein, with product MKLMVTFDSDGVQEANIANAILASGVPVNVERAQIDGDDGWTLLDVKDEDAEKFIEALKHPGVTVKIQRDAVSHNRTECVDCGLCISICQKKVFSFDDSWQLQVNSERCVLCGRCVMYCPQRALSLQK from the coding sequence ATGAAACTGATGGTAACCTTTGACAGCGACGGAGTGCAGGAAGCAAACATTGCGAATGCCATTCTTGCTTCCGGGGTTCCGGTGAATGTGGAACGTGCGCAGATCGACGGTGATGACGGCTGGACACTGCTGGATGTGAAGGATGAGGATGCGGAGAAGTTCATCGAGGCACTGAAGCATCCGGGTGTTACGGTAAAAATTCAGCGGGATGCGGTTTCCCACAACCGGACGGAGTGTGTTGACTGCGGTCTGTGCATCAGCATCTGCCAGAAAAAGGTGTTTTCCTTTGATGACTCCTGGCAGCTGCAGGTGAACTCGGAGCGCTGTGTTCTGTGCGGGCGGTGTGTGATGTACTGTCCGCAGCGTGCGTTAAGTCTGCAGAAATGA
- a CDS encoding homocysteine biosynthesis protein: protein MYKSIDDINERIRDGSVRVVTAEEMPDIVDELGVSGALREVDVVTTGTFGAMCSSGAFLNFGHPEIPIRMEKMWLNNVEAYAGVAAVDCYLGATQESTTRGTDYGGAHVIEDLIAGRSVELHARAKGTDCYPRQSITNEFTLSDLNQAIMVNPRNSYQCYNAATNMGDHPVKTYMGYLLPGHRNITYSGAGALSPLPNDPTFSVIGSGTPIFLGGANGTVVGEGTQHSPGAGFGTLMTTGDMKEMSTDYIRAATMTGYGVTMYVGVGVPIPLLTEEIVKHTAVRDEDLKTSIVDYGTPVRDRPVVREVTYAELKSGSVEIDGEEIRTSPLSSYKKAREIAGELKGRIEAGTFTMALATRPINATKRNRPMAEHGVVRRVSEMMVGTFVTITGEESVKEAANRLLKGNTNHLPVIDAENRLIGIVTTFDISKAFARDEEDQKVSEIMTRSVITALPDEPVDLAARRLQQNNIGALVVIDTAKKVLGMLNSYDLGDLVGERWHK, encoded by the coding sequence ATGTACAAATCCATCGACGATATTAACGAACGTATCCGCGATGGAAGTGTGCGGGTTGTAACAGCCGAAGAGATGCCGGACATCGTTGACGAACTTGGCGTGTCCGGAGCACTCCGGGAAGTGGATGTTGTCACAACCGGCACCTTCGGCGCGATGTGTTCATCAGGGGCATTCCTCAACTTTGGACATCCGGAGATTCCCATTCGGATGGAGAAGATGTGGCTCAACAATGTTGAGGCATACGCAGGGGTTGCGGCGGTTGACTGCTATCTCGGGGCAACACAGGAGTCAACAACCCGCGGAACCGATTACGGCGGGGCTCATGTGATTGAAGATCTGATCGCAGGACGGTCGGTTGAGCTGCATGCCCGTGCCAAAGGCACGGACTGCTACCCCCGCCAGTCCATCACCAACGAGTTCACCTTATCCGATCTTAATCAGGCGATCATGGTCAACCCGCGGAACTCCTACCAGTGCTATAACGCGGCAACGAACATGGGAGACCATCCGGTGAAAACCTATATGGGGTATCTCCTGCCCGGCCACCGCAACATCACCTACTCGGGAGCGGGAGCTCTTTCGCCTCTGCCAAACGATCCGACCTTTTCGGTGATCGGATCCGGAACGCCGATCTTTTTGGGCGGTGCAAACGGGACCGTCGTCGGGGAAGGAACCCAGCACTCCCCCGGCGCGGGATTCGGTACGCTGATGACCACCGGCGACATGAAGGAAATGTCAACCGACTACATCCGCGCAGCAACGATGACCGGATACGGGGTAACGATGTATGTGGGTGTGGGCGTCCCGATCCCGCTGTTAACCGAAGAGATCGTAAAGCACACCGCGGTACGGGATGAGGATCTCAAAACCAGCATCGTGGACTACGGCACACCGGTCCGTGACCGGCCGGTGGTGCGCGAGGTAACGTATGCGGAGCTGAAGAGCGGGTCGGTTGAGATCGACGGCGAGGAGATCAGAACATCGCCCCTGTCCAGCTACAAGAAGGCACGCGAGATTGCAGGCGAGCTGAAGGGAAGAATTGAAGCGGGAACGTTTACAATGGCGCTTGCAACCCGCCCGATCAATGCAACGAAGAGGAACAGACCGATGGCCGAACACGGGGTTGTCCGCCGCGTGAGTGAGATGATGGTCGGAACCTTTGTGACCATCACCGGCGAAGAAAGCGTCAAGGAGGCGGCAAACCGTCTGCTGAAAGGAAACACGAACCACCTGCCGGTGATCGATGCCGAGAACCGGCTGATCGGTATTGTGACGACGTTTGATATCTCCAAAGCGTTCGCCCGCGATGAGGAGGATCAAAAAGTGTCGGAGATTATGACCCGCAGCGTGATTACGGCACTGCCGGACGAGCCGGTGGATCTTGCCGCACGCAGACTGCAGCAGAACAACATCGGAGCACTCGTGGTTATTGACACGGCAAAGAAGGTGCTCGGCATGCTGAACTCCTATGATCTCGGCGATCTGGTAGGAGAGAGGTGGCACAAATGA
- a CDS encoding Nif3-like dinuclear metal center hexameric protein, whose translation MYLGEFIQKLETIAPPALAEEFDCGRIGLILEGTANIETVACALDATPHVAEMAAELGVDALVVHHPAFWAPMHGICGRNADIARPLLAQNINLYAMHTNFDHADGGINDALADVLGLTDRVKGSLEIVGTMTKSFPEIAEILGCGLRVWGDVSEVTRLAVAGGSAFDWELIEEAAELGAEAYLASELKYNIARESPIPCIEATHYALEAPGMRALAQREGWIFIEDIPETSLIP comes from the coding sequence ATGTACCTCGGTGAGTTCATCCAAAAACTTGAGACCATCGCTCCGCCGGCCCTTGCAGAGGAGTTTGACTGCGGTCGTATCGGTCTGATTCTGGAAGGGACGGCAAATATTGAGACGGTTGCCTGCGCTCTGGATGCAACACCCCATGTTGCGGAGATGGCAGCAGAACTCGGAGTTGATGCGCTGGTGGTACACCATCCGGCGTTCTGGGCACCGATGCACGGTATCTGCGGCAGGAACGCGGATATCGCCCGGCCGCTTCTTGCACAGAATATCAATCTGTATGCAATGCACACGAACTTCGACCATGCGGACGGCGGCATCAATGACGCACTTGCGGATGTGCTCGGCCTGACCGACCGCGTGAAGGGATCGCTTGAGATCGTCGGCACGATGACAAAATCGTTTCCGGAGATTGCGGAGATTCTCGGCTGCGGTCTTCGTGTCTGGGGTGATGTGAGCGAGGTGACCCGGCTTGCGGTTGCGGGCGGTTCGGCCTTTGACTGGGAACTGATCGAAGAAGCAGCAGAGCTTGGTGCAGAAGCGTATCTTGCCTCCGAACTGAAGTACAACATCGCCCGCGAGTCGCCGATTCCCTGTATCGAGGCGACCCACTACGCGCTTGAAGCGCCCGGTATGCGGGCACTGGCACAGCGGGAAGGCTGGATATTTATCGAGGATATTCCTGAGACATCCCTTATTCCATGA
- a CDS encoding tRNA (cytidine(56)-2'-O)-methyltransferase, with translation MLKPESYILRIGHRPERDQRVTTHVGLSSRALGASGMYLAADDQKVADSIADVAHRFGGTYFCENNVKWKSCINTFKRNGGKVVHLTMYGLRLQDVIPKIRTEEKILVVVGAEKVPGDMYELADYNVAVANQPHSEISALALFLDHLYEGAELELTFPDAELEVLPTAIGKTTVKHDEHHGDEA, from the coding sequence ATGCTGAAACCAGAATCCTATATCCTACGAATCGGCCACCGGCCGGAACGCGACCAGCGGGTAACGACGCACGTCGGACTGAGTTCCCGGGCGCTCGGGGCGAGCGGCATGTATCTTGCCGCTGATGATCAGAAAGTTGCCGACAGTATTGCAGATGTTGCGCACCGGTTCGGCGGTACCTACTTCTGCGAGAACAATGTGAAGTGGAAAAGCTGCATCAATACGTTCAAGAGAAACGGCGGGAAGGTTGTGCATCTGACTATGTACGGCCTGCGGCTACAGGATGTAATTCCCAAAATCCGGACCGAGGAAAAAATTCTGGTCGTGGTGGGTGCTGAAAAAGTGCCGGGAGATATGTACGAGCTTGCCGACTACAATGTAGCGGTTGCCAATCAGCCGCACTCGGAGATTTCGGCTCTTGCACTGTTTCTGGATCACCTGTACGAAGGTGCGGAACTGGAGCTGACATTTCCGGATGCAGAACTGGAAGTACTGCCGACCGCGATTGGCAAGACAACCGTCAAGCACGATGAACACCACGGTGACGAAGCGTGA
- a CDS encoding UPF0280 family protein, which yields MIREHFEFRETITTILAEDPAHIAAAKAGMLAGRADLESYIRADPFFGTSYSPVLVESDAPLIVQRMAAAAAEADVGPMAAVAAAVAWAGVESMAAEGAAFGLIDNGGDIVFTAADRPVRAGLYAGTAPVSGKYAFVLPPAPGIRAVCTSSATVGPSVSFGVADAVVVFSRDPAKADAWATGLCNELRPTDEGIILPDGTAVDAVYAVIGDWTAAWGEVPEMVPAAVRYDMITKGE from the coding sequence ATGATTCGTGAACATTTCGAGTTTCGCGAGACGATTACAACGATCCTCGCCGAGGATCCCGCCCATATTGCGGCGGCAAAGGCGGGGATGCTTGCAGGCCGGGCGGACCTTGAGTCCTATATCCGTGCCGATCCTTTTTTTGGAACCTCCTACTCACCGGTGCTGGTGGAATCCGACGCACCGCTGATTGTGCAGCGGATGGCGGCAGCCGCCGCCGAGGCGGATGTAGGGCCGATGGCTGCGGTTGCGGCGGCGGTGGCGTGGGCAGGAGTAGAGAGTATGGCTGCGGAGGGTGCCGCGTTTGGTCTGATTGACAACGGCGGTGATATCGTGTTTACCGCAGCCGACCGGCCGGTGCGTGCAGGTCTGTATGCGGGCACAGCCCCGGTATCCGGGAAATATGCATTTGTCCTGCCCCCTGCCCCCGGTATCCGGGCGGTGTGCACCTCGTCTGCGACGGTCGGGCCGTCGGTTTCCTTCGGGGTTGCGGACGCGGTGGTGGTGTTTTCCCGCGACCCGGCAAAAGCGGATGCCTGGGCAACGGGACTGTGCAATGAACTCCGGCCAACGGACGAAGGGATCATACTGCCGGACGGAACGGCGGTTGACGCGGTGTATGCGGTTATCGGGGACTGGACTGCGGCATGGGGAGAAGTACCCGAGATGGTTCCTGCTGCCGTCCGCTATGATATGATTACGAAAGGAGAGTAG